In the genome of Bradyrhizobium sp. CIAT3101, one region contains:
- a CDS encoding chromate transporter gives MSPDSAPAAQEPDPSPTHAAPPGLAALFLAFARMSLAGFGGVLVFARHAIVDQHRWMTADEFNETFALCHFLPGPNIVNLSMVFGSRLRGIAGGVAAFTGLLLPPTLIMTVLAIIYARFGDVEVLRRSLAGISCAAVGLLIAVVFRMMMPLLKRMDVVVLILMLGVFTAIGVLRWPLQAVLLVAIPLSIGVTYLMRRKVAA, from the coding sequence ATGTCCCCGGATTCAGCACCGGCCGCCCAAGAGCCGGATCCTTCGCCAACTCACGCCGCTCCGCCAGGTCTCGCCGCGCTGTTTCTGGCCTTTGCCCGGATGTCGCTGGCTGGCTTCGGCGGCGTCCTGGTGTTTGCCCGGCACGCCATCGTCGACCAGCATCGATGGATGACCGCGGACGAATTCAACGAGACCTTTGCGCTCTGCCATTTCCTGCCCGGGCCCAACATCGTCAACCTGTCGATGGTGTTCGGCTCGCGGCTGCGCGGCATCGCCGGCGGCGTCGCAGCCTTCACCGGGCTGTTGCTGCCACCGACGCTGATCATGACGGTGCTCGCGATCATCTACGCCCGGTTCGGCGACGTGGAGGTGCTGCGTCGTAGTCTCGCAGGCATCTCCTGCGCGGCGGTCGGCTTGTTGATCGCGGTGGTCTTCCGCATGATGATGCCGCTGCTGAAGCGGATGGACGTCGTCGTGCTCATCCTGATGCTCGGCGTGTTCACGGCCATCGGCGTGCTTCGCTGGCCGTTGCAGGCGGTGCTGCTGGTCGCGATCCCGCTCAGCATCGGCGTCACCTATCTGATGCGGCGGAAGGTAGCAGCATGA
- a CDS encoding chromate transporter codes for MSSENPIWALISTFGLMSLFAVGGAAAAVPEMHRIAVDVHHWMTDKQFADAYAIAQLSPGPNVLIVTLIGYAVAGIPGALAATLAMCLPTALLAYYVSRLLNRPSQSRWPGLIQAALVPLSIGLMAASALILAQSTDRTIAALLLTAAVAVIASVSRVNPLWLLLAGGLLGFAGIV; via the coding sequence ATGAGCAGCGAGAACCCGATCTGGGCGCTGATCTCCACCTTTGGTCTAATGTCCTTGTTCGCGGTCGGCGGCGCCGCGGCCGCGGTGCCCGAGATGCACCGCATCGCCGTCGATGTGCATCACTGGATGACCGACAAGCAGTTCGCGGACGCCTATGCGATCGCGCAGCTTTCGCCAGGTCCCAACGTGCTTATCGTCACGTTAATCGGCTATGCCGTTGCCGGCATTCCCGGCGCGCTGGCCGCAACGTTGGCGATGTGCCTGCCGACGGCGCTGCTTGCCTATTATGTCAGCCGGCTTTTGAACCGGCCGAGCCAATCGCGCTGGCCCGGCCTGATCCAGGCTGCACTGGTTCCGCTGTCGATCGGATTGATGGCGGCGAGTGCTCTGATCCTGGCACAGTCGACCGATCGCACCATTGCTGCGCTGCTCCTGACCGCTGCGGTTGCAGTGATCGCCTCCGTCTCGCGCGTCAATCCACTGTGGCTTCTGCTCGCAGGAGGCCTGTTGGGTTTTGCTGGCATTGTGTGA
- a CDS encoding tripartite tricarboxylate transporter TctB family protein, whose product MADTMGHSAASATRNTSVAIGFCLLAIAPQIFEFIWSIGTIFGWGAGRGPASVLISHATALVAGGPAALLGAVGGDTKKASSDVLLALIYSYPLFAVAIVTLFMTIRSAQDYIGGVILMALALFALWASSDLQGMRGFSFGAGTAPRMFGGLLVALSAGIALTGLLAEGPSLAHYSWRGPLFVMCAILFFALAIRPLGLVVSAFVSFMIAALGSHETRWVEAAIVGACLTVGCALLFPYVLGLPMPMFPRFLAQ is encoded by the coding sequence ATGGCCGACACAATGGGCCACTCGGCGGCGTCAGCCACAAGAAACACATCGGTGGCGATCGGCTTCTGCCTGCTGGCCATCGCGCCACAGATTTTCGAATTCATCTGGTCGATCGGGACGATCTTTGGCTGGGGTGCCGGGCGCGGTCCGGCCTCGGTCCTCATCAGCCACGCGACTGCACTGGTCGCGGGCGGTCCGGCTGCGCTGCTCGGCGCGGTCGGCGGTGATACCAAGAAGGCGTCATCGGACGTTCTGCTGGCACTGATCTATTCCTATCCGCTGTTCGCGGTGGCGATTGTCACACTGTTCATGACGATCAGGTCGGCGCAGGACTATATCGGCGGCGTCATTCTGATGGCGCTTGCGCTGTTCGCGCTGTGGGCCTCGAGCGACCTGCAGGGTATGCGCGGCTTCTCCTTTGGCGCGGGCACCGCACCGCGGATGTTCGGGGGATTGTTGGTGGCTCTGTCGGCGGGCATCGCCTTGACGGGCCTTTTGGCCGAGGGTCCCTCGCTCGCGCATTATTCATGGCGCGGACCCCTGTTCGTGATGTGCGCGATCCTGTTCTTCGCGCTGGCGATCCGGCCGCTTGGTCTCGTGGTCTCGGCGTTTGTGAGCTTCATGATTGCGGCGCTGGGATCGCATGAAACGCGCTGGGTGGAGGCGGCCATCGTCGGCGCCTGCCTGACGGTCGGCTGCGCGCTTCTCTTCCCCTACGTGCTCGGTTTGCCAATGCCGATGTTCCCGCGTTTCCTGGCTCAGTGA
- a CDS encoding tripartite tricarboxylate transporter permease → MELFANLAHGFAVAFSPVNLLMCLIGALVGTLVGVLPGIGTIATVAMLLPITFGLPPVGALIMLAGIYYGAQYGGSTTSILVNIPGEATSVVTAIDGHAMAKQGRAGPALAIAAIGSFFAGCVATVLIAVLGAPLTKLALAFGPAEYFSLMVLGLIFAVVLAKGSVLKAIAMIVFGLLLSMVGSDIETGASRMAFNIPELADGLGFATVAMGVFGFAEIIRNLDAGAEMNRDLVQQKITGLMPTRKDLADSTPAILRGTVLGSILGILPGGGAVIASFAAYTLEKKLAKDPKRFGRGAIEGVAAPESANNAAAQTSFIPLLTLGIPPNAVMALMVGAMTIHGIVPGPQVMQKQPDLVWGMIASMWIGNLMLIIINLPLVGIWVRLLRVPYRLMFPSIVIFCAIGIYSVNNAPVDVILAGVFGLVGYWLIKHDFEPAPLLLGMVLGPLMEENLRRALLISRGDWSVFLTRPLSAVLLAIAAFLLVLTLLPMLRAKRDEVFTESEN, encoded by the coding sequence ATGGAGCTTTTTGCCAACCTCGCTCACGGTTTCGCCGTCGCCTTCTCTCCGGTCAACCTTCTGATGTGCCTGATCGGCGCGCTCGTCGGCACGCTCGTCGGCGTGCTGCCGGGCATCGGCACCATCGCGACCGTCGCGATGCTGCTGCCGATCACGTTCGGGCTGCCGCCGGTCGGCGCGCTGATCATGCTCGCCGGCATCTATTACGGCGCCCAGTATGGCGGCTCGACCACCTCGATTCTGGTCAACATTCCAGGCGAAGCGACATCGGTAGTCACTGCCATCGACGGCCACGCCATGGCCAAGCAGGGCCGTGCCGGTCCGGCGCTGGCGATCGCCGCGATCGGCTCGTTCTTCGCCGGTTGCGTCGCGACCGTGCTCATCGCGGTTCTCGGTGCACCACTCACAAAACTCGCGCTGGCGTTCGGTCCGGCCGAGTACTTCTCGCTGATGGTGCTCGGCCTGATCTTCGCCGTCGTGCTCGCCAAGGGCTCGGTGCTGAAGGCGATCGCGATGATCGTGTTCGGCCTGCTGCTGTCGATGGTCGGCTCGGACATCGAGACCGGTGCCTCGCGCATGGCCTTCAACATTCCGGAGCTTGCCGACGGCCTCGGCTTTGCGACGGTGGCGATGGGCGTGTTCGGCTTCGCCGAGATCATCCGCAATCTCGACGCCGGCGCCGAGATGAATCGCGATCTCGTGCAGCAGAAGATCACCGGCCTGATGCCGACCAGGAAGGACCTGGCCGACTCGACGCCCGCGATCTTGCGCGGCACCGTGCTCGGCTCGATCCTCGGCATTCTGCCCGGCGGCGGTGCGGTGATCGCGTCGTTCGCGGCCTACACGCTCGAGAAGAAGCTCGCCAAGGATCCGAAGCGGTTCGGCCGCGGCGCGATCGAGGGCGTTGCTGCGCCCGAAAGCGCCAACAACGCCGCGGCGCAGACCTCCTTCATCCCGCTGCTCACCCTCGGCATCCCGCCGAACGCGGTGATGGCGCTGATGGTGGGCGCGATGACCATTCATGGCATCGTGCCGGGTCCGCAGGTGATGCAGAAGCAGCCTGATCTGGTCTGGGGCATGATTGCCTCGATGTGGATCGGCAATCTGATGCTGATCATCATCAACCTGCCGCTGGTCGGAATCTGGGTCCGCCTGCTGCGCGTGCCGTATCGGCTGATGTTCCCCTCGATCGTGATCTTCTGCGCGATCGGCATCTACTCGGTGAACAACGCGCCGGTCGACGTCATCCTCGCAGGCGTGTTCGGTCTCGTTGGCTACTGGCTGATCAAGCACGATTTCGAGCCGGCGCCGCTGCTGCTCGGCATGGTGCTCGGACCGCTGATGGAAGAGAACCTGCGCCGCGCCCTGTTGATCTCGCGTGGTGACTGGAGCGTGTTCCTGACGCGTCCGCTCTCGGCGGTGCTGCTCGCGATCGCGGCGTTCCTGCTGGTGCTCACGCTGTTGCCCATGCTGCGCGCCAAGCGCGACGAGGTGTTCACCGAATCCGAGAACTGA
- a CDS encoding tripartite tricarboxylate transporter substrate-binding protein: MTSIRALTGACAAVLASLCGFVATSEAQTYPTRSITMIVPFAAGGPTDVISRIVTAHMAQTLGQSIIIENVVGAGGTTATTRAARATNDGYTLITGHMGTHAASVPLYPKLAYHPEKDFEPIALLAGTPILILARKDFPPKDLKEFVAYVKANAEKVNAAHAGVGSVSHVSCELLHSILDVKPVGVPFNGTGPAMNALVAGQVDYMCDQIVNAVPQINAGTIKAYAIATPERNPSLPNVPTTAEAGLPTFQAQAWNAMFAPKGTSPAILATLNAAAAKALDDETVKKRLLELGSVIPTAAERTPEALAALVKSEIAKWTPVLKPAS, from the coding sequence ATGACCTCCATTCGCGCGCTCACGGGCGCATGTGCAGCCGTGCTCGCATCGCTGTGCGGCTTTGTCGCGACCAGCGAAGCGCAGACCTATCCGACGCGCAGCATCACCATGATCGTGCCGTTCGCGGCGGGCGGCCCCACCGACGTGATCTCGCGCATCGTCACCGCCCACATGGCGCAGACGTTAGGGCAGAGCATCATCATCGAGAACGTGGTCGGCGCCGGTGGTACCACTGCGACCACGCGCGCCGCGCGCGCGACCAATGACGGCTATACGCTGATCACCGGGCATATGGGCACGCACGCGGCGTCCGTGCCGCTCTATCCGAAGCTCGCCTACCATCCCGAGAAGGACTTCGAGCCGATCGCGCTGCTCGCGGGCACGCCGATCCTGATCCTGGCGCGCAAGGATTTTCCGCCAAAGGACCTCAAGGAGTTCGTCGCTTACGTGAAGGCGAATGCCGAGAAGGTGAACGCCGCGCATGCCGGCGTCGGCTCGGTCTCGCACGTGTCCTGCGAGCTCCTGCACTCCATTCTCGACGTCAAGCCGGTCGGCGTGCCCTTCAACGGTACCGGCCCGGCGATGAACGCGCTGGTGGCAGGCCAGGTCGATTACATGTGCGACCAGATCGTCAACGCCGTGCCGCAGATCAACGCCGGCACCATCAAGGCCTATGCGATCGCAACGCCGGAGCGCAATCCGTCGTTGCCGAACGTGCCGACGACGGCGGAAGCGGGCCTGCCCACATTCCAGGCCCAGGCCTGGAATGCGATGTTCGCGCCGAAGGGAACCTCGCCCGCGATCCTGGCGACCCTGAACGCCGCCGCCGCCAAGGCGCTCGACGATGAGACCGTGAAGAAGCGCCTGCTCGAGCTCGGCAGCGTCATCCCCACCGCGGCCGAGCGGACCCCGGAGGCGCTCGCCGCCCTCGTCAAATCCGAGATCGCGAAGTGGACCCCGGTGCTCAAGCCGGCAAGTTAA
- a CDS encoding thymidylate synthase codes for MHQYQDLLERILSDGAEKTDRTGTGTLSVFGHQMRFNLSAGFPMLTTKRLPLKAIVHELLWFLKGDTNIKYLRDNGVTIWDEWADANGDLGPVYGHQWRSWPTPDGGSIDQIAKVIDMIKRTPDSRRLIVTAWNPADVDKMALPPCHLLFQFYVANGKLSCQLYQRSADVFLGVPFNIASYALLTMMVAQVTGLKPGDFVHSLGDTHLYSNHLEQARLQLTRAPRALPVMRINPDVKDIFSFRYEDFELVGYDPHPHIKAEVAV; via the coding sequence ATGCACCAGTATCAGGACCTGCTCGAGCGGATTCTTTCAGACGGCGCCGAGAAGACAGATCGGACCGGTACCGGCACGCTGTCGGTGTTCGGCCATCAGATGCGCTTCAATCTGTCCGCCGGCTTCCCGATGCTGACGACCAAGCGGCTGCCGCTGAAGGCGATCGTGCATGAACTGCTGTGGTTCCTGAAGGGTGACACCAATATCAAATATCTCAGGGATAACGGCGTCACGATCTGGGACGAGTGGGCGGATGCCAATGGCGATCTCGGCCCGGTCTACGGTCATCAATGGCGCTCCTGGCCAACGCCGGACGGCGGCAGCATCGACCAGATCGCCAAGGTCATCGACATGATCAAGCGCACCCCGGATTCGCGCCGGCTGATCGTCACCGCCTGGAATCCGGCCGACGTTGACAAGATGGCGCTGCCGCCTTGCCATCTGCTGTTCCAGTTCTATGTCGCCAACGGAAAACTGTCGTGCCAGCTCTATCAGCGCTCGGCCGACGTGTTCCTCGGCGTGCCCTTCAACATCGCCTCCTACGCGCTGCTCACCATGATGGTCGCGCAGGTCACGGGCCTGAAGCCCGGCGACTTCGTGCATTCGCTCGGCGACACCCATCTCTATTCCAACCATCTGGAGCAGGCGCGGCTGCAACTCACGCGCGCACCGCGTGCGCTGCCGGTGATGCGGATCAATCCTGACGTGAAGGACATCTTCTCCTTCCGTTACGAGGACTTCGAGCTCGTCGGTTACGATCCGCATCCGCACATCAAGGCAGAAGTCGCGGTCTAG
- a CDS encoding GNAT family N-acetyltransferase has protein sequence MSLSIRRAHPGEAGLVLGFVRELAEYEKLSHEVEATEADIAEALFGSDPRLFCAIAEWNGEPAGFAVWFLNFSTFSGRHGIYLEDLYVRPSHRGKGLGKALLVYLAKECVDNGWSRLQWAVLDWNAPSIAFYKSLGAAMLDDWTLCRVSGPALTRLAGSAT, from the coding sequence ATGTCGCTCAGCATTCGCCGCGCGCATCCTGGCGAAGCAGGGCTCGTGCTTGGTTTCGTCCGCGAACTCGCCGAGTACGAAAAACTCTCGCATGAGGTCGAGGCGACCGAGGCTGACATTGCCGAGGCCTTGTTCGGCAGCGATCCGCGGTTGTTTTGCGCGATCGCCGAGTGGAACGGCGAGCCCGCCGGCTTTGCAGTCTGGTTCCTGAATTTCTCCACCTTCAGCGGTCGCCACGGCATCTATCTCGAAGATTTGTATGTGCGGCCGTCGCATCGGGGCAAAGGCCTCGGCAAGGCGCTGCTGGTCTATCTGGCGAAGGAATGCGTCGACAACGGCTGGTCGCGCCTGCAATGGGCGGTGCTCGACTGGAACGCGCCCTCGATCGCGTTCTACAAATCGCTCGGCGCCGCGATGCTGGACGACTGGACGCTGTGCCGGGTCTCCGGTCCTGCGTTGACGCGGCTTGCAGGGAGTGCGACCTGA
- a CDS encoding dihydrofolate reductase, whose product MEIVFVVAIAENGVIGAGNAMPWRLKSDLARFKALTIGKPVIMGRKTFESLPGRRPLPNRTNIVITRDAAYRAAGAVVTTSAAAAAAVALGDALRRSAAEIAVIGGAEIFRQWLDRADRLEITEVHARPDGDTHFEIDRAQWDETGRVRHPAGPDDSADFSYVTYRRRPSH is encoded by the coding sequence ATGGAGATCGTCTTCGTCGTTGCGATCGCGGAGAACGGCGTCATCGGCGCCGGCAACGCGATGCCGTGGCGATTGAAGTCCGACTTGGCGCGCTTCAAGGCGCTCACCATAGGCAAGCCCGTGATCATGGGCCGTAAGACCTTCGAGTCTTTACCGGGGCGCCGGCCGCTTCCGAACCGCACCAACATCGTGATCACGCGCGATGCGGCCTATCGCGCCGCCGGCGCCGTCGTCACGACATCGGCGGCGGCTGCGGCCGCGGTTGCGCTTGGTGACGCCCTGCGGCGTTCAGCCGCTGAAATCGCCGTGATCGGCGGCGCCGAAATCTTCCGGCAATGGCTCGACCGGGCCGATCGCCTTGAAATCACCGAAGTGCATGCGCGGCCCGATGGCGACACGCATTTCGAGATCGACAGGGCGCAGTGGGACGAGACCGGGCGCGTTCGCCATCCGGCCGGGCCGGACGACAGCGCCGACTTCTCCTATGTGACATATCGTCGGCGGCCGTCCCATTAA
- the hflK gene encoding FtsH protease activity modulator HflK, which produces MPWKNQGGGPWGSGPKGPWGTGPQPVGPRPPDLEDLLRRGQDRLQQIMPGGYFSGIGITLILLIVVALWLLSGFFRVQSEEQGVVLRFGKHVRTVDPGLNYHLPYPIETVLLPKALRVSTISIGMTLIDDPARRGRSIRDVPEESLMLTGDENIVDVDFTVLWRIKPNGVGNFLFNIQNPEGTVKAVAESAMREVIGRSNIQPILTGARTQTESTVQDLMQKTLDGYGAGIQITQVQMQKVDPPAQVIDAFRDVQAARANLEQLQNEAQTYANKVVPEARGKAAQILQAAEGYKEQAVAEAKGQSARFLKVYEEYKKAPDVTRERIYLETMERVLGGSDKLIYDGGPSGQGVVPYLPLNELSAKKPTTTGQQSSGGTR; this is translated from the coding sequence ATGCCGTGGAAGAATCAGGGCGGTGGCCCATGGGGCTCGGGTCCGAAAGGACCATGGGGCACAGGCCCGCAACCGGTCGGGCCGAGGCCGCCGGATCTGGAGGATCTTCTGCGGCGTGGCCAGGACCGGCTGCAGCAGATCATGCCGGGTGGCTATTTCTCCGGCATCGGCATCACGCTGATCCTGCTCATCGTCGTCGCGCTCTGGCTGCTGTCGGGCTTCTTCCGCGTGCAGTCCGAAGAGCAGGGCGTCGTGCTGCGCTTCGGCAAGCATGTGCGCACCGTGGATCCGGGCCTGAACTATCATCTGCCCTATCCGATCGAGACCGTGCTGCTGCCGAAGGCGCTGCGCGTCTCGACCATTTCCATCGGCATGACGCTGATCGACGATCCGGCCCGCCGCGGCCGCTCGATCCGTGACGTGCCGGAAGAGAGCCTGATGCTGACCGGCGACGAGAACATCGTCGATGTCGACTTCACCGTGCTGTGGCGTATCAAGCCCAACGGCGTCGGCAACTTCCTGTTCAACATCCAGAACCCCGAAGGCACCGTGAAGGCCGTCGCCGAAAGCGCGATGCGCGAGGTGATCGGGCGCTCCAACATCCAGCCGATCCTGACCGGCGCGCGGACGCAGACCGAGAGCACCGTGCAGGATCTGATGCAGAAGACGCTCGACGGCTACGGCGCCGGCATCCAGATCACCCAGGTGCAGATGCAGAAGGTCGATCCGCCGGCGCAGGTGATCGACGCGTTCCGCGACGTGCAGGCAGCGCGCGCCAATCTCGAGCAGTTGCAGAACGAAGCGCAGACCTATGCCAACAAGGTCGTGCCGGAAGCGCGCGGCAAGGCTGCGCAGATCCTGCAAGCCGCCGAAGGCTACAAGGAGCAGGCGGTCGCCGAGGCCAAGGGCCAGAGCGCCCGCTTCCTGAAGGTGTACGAGGAATACAAGAAGGCGCCCGACGTGACGCGTGAACGGATCTATCTGGAGACGATGGAGCGCGTGCTCGGCGGCTCGGACAAGCTGATTTATGACGGTGGCCCCTCGGGCCAGGGCGTCGTGCCCTATCTGCCGCTCAACGAATTGTCGGCCAAGAAGCCTACGACGACGGGCCAGCAGTCGAGCGGAGGCACAAGATGA
- a CDS encoding protease modulator HflC, translated as MRSPVTGIVVLLAALLVAIVAYMSLFTVQQTEQTIVLQFGKPVDVVTDPGLHFKAPWNSVINIDKRILDLENPSQEVIASDQKRLVVDAFARYRIKDALRFYQSVGSIQAANLQLTSLLNAALRRVLGEVNFITVVRDEREKLMGRIREQLDKEADGYGIEVVDVRIRRADLPEQNSQAVYQRMQTERQREAAEFRAQGGQKAQEIRSKADREATVIIAEANSQAEQTRGVGDAERNRLFAEAYGKDADFFAFYRSMTAYENGLKKDDTRYLLRPDSDFFRYFGNPSGKTATETPAKP; from the coding sequence ATGAGGTCTCCGGTTACAGGCATCGTCGTGCTGCTTGCGGCACTTCTGGTCGCGATTGTCGCCTACATGTCGCTGTTCACGGTGCAGCAGACCGAGCAGACCATCGTGCTGCAATTCGGCAAGCCGGTGGACGTCGTCACCGATCCCGGGCTGCACTTCAAGGCGCCCTGGAATTCCGTGATCAACATCGACAAGCGGATTCTCGACCTCGAGAATCCCTCGCAGGAGGTCATTGCCTCCGACCAGAAGCGGCTCGTGGTCGACGCCTTTGCGCGCTATCGCATCAAGGACGCGCTGCGCTTCTACCAGAGCGTGGGTTCGATCCAGGCGGCAAATCTCCAGCTCACTTCGCTCTTGAACGCGGCACTGCGCCGCGTGCTCGGTGAGGTCAACTTCATCACCGTGGTGCGCGATGAACGCGAGAAGCTGATGGGGCGCATCCGCGAGCAGCTCGACAAGGAGGCCGACGGTTACGGCATCGAGGTCGTCGACGTCCGGATCCGTCGCGCCGATCTGCCCGAGCAGAACAGCCAGGCGGTCTACCAGCGCATGCAGACCGAGCGTCAGCGTGAAGCGGCCGAGTTCCGCGCGCAGGGTGGCCAGAAGGCACAGGAGATCCGCTCCAAGGCCGATCGCGAGGCAACCGTGATCATTGCCGAGGCCAACTCGCAGGCCGAGCAGACGCGCGGTGTCGGTGACGCCGAGCGTAACCGCCTGTTCGCCGAAGCCTATGGCAAGGATGCTGACTTCTTTGCCTTCTACCGGTCGATGACGGCCTATGAAAACGGGCTGAAGAAGGACGACACCCGCTACCTGCTGCGGCCGGACTCGGATTTCTTCCGGTATTTTGGTAACCCGTCCGGCAAGACGGCGACCGAGACGCCGGCGAAACCGTAA
- the serB gene encoding phosphoserine phosphatase SerB, which yields MSLVATLICNPANPALDSTIVDGARAVLPQAAPAHWLFDGVAVDIPFGADSNLEADRHAIEERLRELRGDLPIDIVVQPAGVRRKKLFLADMDSTMIGQECIDELADLVGMKAHVAAITERAMRGEIEFEPALRERVALLKDLPASVVDEVLAKRITLTPGGRELVATMRANGAYTCLVSGGFTLFTSAIAAKIGFQENRANELVVRDGKFTGEVKEPILGRAAKLATLVDLMESFDLDDIDSVVVGDGANDLAMIQAAGLGVAYHAKPAVAAAAAARIDHGDLTALLYAQGYRRDEFVEA from the coding sequence ATGTCCCTCGTCGCCACGCTGATCTGCAATCCCGCCAATCCCGCCCTCGACTCGACCATTGTCGACGGCGCCCGCGCCGTGCTGCCGCAAGCGGCCCCCGCGCACTGGCTGTTCGACGGGGTTGCGGTCGACATTCCCTTCGGCGCCGACAGTAACCTCGAAGCCGACCGTCACGCCATCGAAGAGCGATTGCGCGAGCTTCGCGGCGATCTGCCCATCGACATCGTGGTGCAGCCTGCCGGCGTCCGGCGCAAGAAGCTTTTTCTCGCCGACATGGATTCGACCATGATCGGCCAGGAATGCATCGACGAGCTCGCCGATCTCGTCGGGATGAAGGCCCACGTCGCCGCCATCACCGAACGCGCGATGCGCGGCGAGATCGAGTTCGAACCGGCACTGCGCGAGCGCGTCGCGCTGCTGAAGGATCTCCCGGCCAGCGTCGTCGACGAGGTGCTGGCCAAGCGCATCACGCTGACCCCGGGTGGCCGCGAGCTGGTCGCGACCATGCGCGCCAACGGCGCCTATACCTGCCTCGTCTCCGGCGGCTTCACCCTGTTCACCAGCGCGATCGCCGCAAAAATCGGTTTCCAGGAGAACCGCGCCAACGAGCTCGTCGTACGCGACGGCAAGTTCACCGGCGAAGTGAAGGAGCCGATTCTGGGTCGCGCCGCCAAGCTGGCGACTCTGGTGGATTTGATGGAGTCGTTCGATCTCGACGACATCGACTCGGTCGTCGTCGGCGACGGCGCCAATGATCTCGCGATGATCCAGGCCGCCGGACTGGGCGTGGCGTATCACGCCAAGCCGGCAGTGGCCGCTGCCGCGGCTGCGCGGATCGACCACGGCGACCTCACCGCACTGCTGTATGCGCAGGGCTATCGGCGGGACGAATTTGTTGAGGCGTAA
- the miaA gene encoding tRNA (adenosine(37)-N6)-dimethylallyltransferase MiaA: MSERHSSKAVLIAGPTASGKSALALELALNTGGIVINADSMQVYRDLRVITARPTQDEEARVPHRLYGHVDAAVNFSAGAWVVDAAKMLEEAKDEGRLPIFIGGTGLYFKALTAGLSVVPPIPAEIREDVRARLERNGVEALHAELARRDSRAADRLNLRDRTRIARALEVVEATGRSLLDWHHEGEPPLLPKDRFRAVFLAPERDELYARIDARFDAMLGAGALTEVERLAARGLDPLLPAMKAHGVPALTRHLRGELSLEEAATIGRADTRHYAKRQFTWFRHQLPEFEWVKPGAARGWLADAAHAVRDPG, encoded by the coding sequence GTGAGCGAGAGGCATTCGAGCAAGGCCGTGCTTATCGCAGGCCCGACCGCCAGCGGCAAGTCGGCCCTGGCGCTCGAGCTTGCGCTGAACACGGGCGGAATCGTGATCAATGCCGATTCCATGCAGGTCTATCGCGACCTCCGCGTCATCACTGCGCGTCCCACGCAGGATGAGGAGGCGCGTGTTCCGCATCGCCTCTATGGCCATGTCGATGCGGCCGTGAATTTCTCCGCCGGCGCCTGGGTGGTTGACGCCGCGAAGATGCTGGAAGAGGCGAAAGACGAGGGCCGCCTGCCGATCTTCATCGGCGGCACCGGGCTGTATTTCAAGGCTTTGACGGCGGGTCTCTCGGTGGTGCCGCCGATCCCTGCGGAAATACGTGAGGACGTACGTGCCCGGCTGGAGCGCAACGGCGTGGAGGCCCTGCATGCGGAACTCGCGCGTCGCGATTCCCGCGCCGCCGATCGACTGAATCTCCGCGACAGGACGCGGATCGCACGTGCGCTTGAAGTGGTCGAGGCGACCGGTCGTTCGCTGCTCGACTGGCATCATGAGGGCGAGCCACCGCTGTTGCCCAAGGATCGTTTTCGCGCGGTGTTTCTCGCGCCCGAGCGCGACGAGCTCTATGCCCGGATCGATGCCCGGTTCGACGCCATGCTGGGCGCCGGTGCCCTGACAGAGGTGGAGCGGCTCGCGGCCCGCGGCCTCGATCCGCTGCTGCCGGCCATGAAGGCGCACGGTGTGCCGGCCCTGACCCGGCATCTGCGCGGTGAGCTCAGCCTGGAGGAGGCCGCCACAATCGGCCGGGCCGACACCCGCCACTACGCCAAGCGGCAATTCACCTGGTTTCGGCATCAATTGCCGGAATTCGAGTGGGTGAAGCCTGGGGCGGCAAGGGGGTGGCTGGCGGATGCCGCCCACGCGGTCCGGGATCCCGGTTGA